ATTCCTGGCTGCGCAGGCGCAGCAGGCGGCCGCTCTCCAGCAAGGCGCGGCCCGGCGCGTCAAAAACCCAGTTGCTTTCAAAATGTGCGCCCAGGCAGTGCGCGCCGCTGTCCGTCAGGGCCTGACGCAGGGCCTGCAGATCCACATGCAGATATTTGCGTTCTATTTCCAGGGGCATGCCCCACCTCACTTGCGGTGAAACAAACGCTGTTGCAGGGCTGCAATGGTGCCCACGCCCCCCTGCCCCGCCGCCGGATGCAGGATGGGCTCAAAACCCAGCCGCCGGGCCTGCTTCAGGCGCAGTTCCTGCGCCGCCACGGGCCGCACCTGGCCGTTGAGGTCCACCTCGCCCCACAGCACGCATTTTTCCGGCAGCGCCACATCATAATAGGACGAAAGCACAGCGGCCACCAGCGCCAGATCCAGCCCCGGTTCGCTCAGCTTCATGCCGCCGCCCACCTTGGCGTAAATATCCACCTGCCCGAAGTTGAGCTTAAGGCGCTTTTCCAGCACGGCCAGCAGCAGGTGCAGCCGCCCCACGTCAAAGCCCAGGGCCGCCCGGCGCGGGATGCTCAAAAACGTGCGGGAAACCAGGGCCTGCACTTCCACGGCCAGGGGCCGCTGCCCGTCCACGGCCATGACCACGGCCGTGCCCGAAAGGCTGGCGTCGCGCTGGCCCAAAAAAAATGTCGCAGGGTCGTCCACCACCTGCAGCCCCTGGGCCGCCATGCGAAAAACCAGCAGCTCCTCGTTGGGGCCGAAGCGGTTTTTAAAGACGCGCAACAGGCGGAACATCTGGCGGCGATCGCCCTCCAAAGAAAGGACTGTGTCCACCATGTGCTCCAGCAGGCGCGGCCCGGCCAGCACGCCGTCCTTGGTCACATGCCCCACCAGGATGAGGGTGCAGTTCTCACGGCGGCAGAATTCCACCAGCGCCGTGGCCACGGCCCGCACCTGGGTAACGTTGCCGGGCAGGCCCTCGGCCTCCAGGCTGGTCAGGGTCTGGACGGAATCCACCACCAGCAGTGCGGGCGCGGCGGCCGCCGCCGCTTCCAGCACGTCCTCCACACGGGAGGTGGCCAGGGCCAGCAGGCGGGGATCCAGCAGGCCCAGGCGCTCGGCCCGGCCCCGGATCTGCGGCAGGGATTCCTCCCCGCTGGCATAGAGCGCCGTGTGGCCTCCGGCCGCCACCATGCCCGCCACCTGCAACAGCAAGGTGGATTTGCCGATGCCAGGCTCCCCGCCCATGAGCAGGGCGGCCCCAGGCACCAGCCCTTTGCCCAGAATGCGGTCCAGCGGCGCAAGGCCGCTGCCGAAAGGCTCGTGCCCTTCGTCCGCCACGGCGTGCAGGGGCACGGCCCGGCCGTTTGCGCCCGCGCCCCCCGCCCGATGCGGCGTCCTGGCGGCATTTTTGGGCTGGGCTACAGCTTCAAGGGTATTCCATTCATGGCAGCTGGGGCACTGCCCGCGCCACTGCATGGTCTGCGCCCCGCAGGAAGAACAGCGGTACACTTCGCGTATTTTCGCCATGAGCTAAGCCTAAGGAAAAAGCCGCAAGCTGGCAAGGCGGAACGGGTTAGGAGCGGCCGCGCGGCGGGCGACGCGCGGGCAGCGCCGTAGCGCAGAAGATGCCCCCCAGGATGGCCGCCCCGCTGACGCACAGCCGCCTGCACGGCCGCCTGCACGGCCCCGGCGAGGACCAGGGCCCCGGCGGCACTGGAATCCGCCCATAGGCCCAAGAAAAGAAAGCCATATAGGCAAACAGACAAAAGCCGCGGGCCAGCTGCCTTCGCGGAGACGCCCCCTGCCGCGGCCATGTAGCGCCGCCAGAAGAATTTTGCCGGCAGAACAGAACCTGTAACCCAACAGGAACCACTAACTTACAGGTGGGATACGCAATGGGGTAAGGTCAAATCTTGAATCCAAACTTCGCAAAGGACCATTTCTTCAAAGATTAGGGCATGCAAC
This Desulfovibrio legallii DNA region includes the following protein-coding sequences:
- the radA gene encoding DNA repair protein RadA produces the protein MAKIREVYRCSSCGAQTMQWRGQCPSCHEWNTLEAVAQPKNAARTPHRAGGAGANGRAVPLHAVADEGHEPFGSGLAPLDRILGKGLVPGAALLMGGEPGIGKSTLLLQVAGMVAAGGHTALYASGEESLPQIRGRAERLGLLDPRLLALATSRVEDVLEAAAAAAPALLVVDSVQTLTSLEAEGLPGNVTQVRAVATALVEFCRRENCTLILVGHVTKDGVLAGPRLLEHMVDTVLSLEGDRRQMFRLLRVFKNRFGPNEELLVFRMAAQGLQVVDDPATFFLGQRDASLSGTAVVMAVDGQRPLAVEVQALVSRTFLSIPRRAALGFDVGRLHLLLAVLEKRLKLNFGQVDIYAKVGGGMKLSEPGLDLALVAAVLSSYYDVALPEKCVLWGEVDLNGQVRPVAAQELRLKQARRLGFEPILHPAAGQGGVGTIAALQQRLFHRK